TAGGAAGATTGCGCGATACTCAACTGGTTAGGAGTGAGTTTTTACCCAACGATTTGCGAGGGAAAATTATTCAAAATTTACAAGACAAGCAACAGAGAGGTTATATTAAGTTAGGAGCTTTGGGAAAAGCTTTTAAGAGTCCTTTACCTGCGGTTGTTTTAATTGATGAAATTGACAAAGCAGATATCGATTTTCCTAACGATCTTTTAGTTGAGTTAGATGAAAAATGTTTTTTGATTGAAGAAACTCAAGAAGAGGTTTTTGCAAAAAATCCTCCTATTTTAATTGTGACTAGCAACAATGAAAAAGATTTGCCAAACGCTTTTTTAAGGCGCTGTCTTTTTCATTACATGGAATCTCCAAGTAGAACAGAACTGGAGACAATTATACAAGCTCATTTTGGGCAAGATTTGCCGAATATTGATAAGATTATCGACGCTTATTTAGATTTACAGAATTTAACTGCGAAGCAAGGGGGAAAGCAAGTTAGTACCAGCGAGCTTTTAGATTTTATTAAAGCTTTTAAGGAAATTTTATTTGCTCCATTGAGCGATGTACCTGCCTTGTTTAGAGAAAACTTAGGATTGTTACTCAAAACTCGCGAAGAACAGATTCGTTATCATAAAACACGGGAGAGAACGGAAGATGACTCCTGACGATCCTTATTTAATTCATTTGTTTTATGATTTGAAACAAGCTGGTTTACCTTTAAGAATTCAAGAAGATTATGGACTCTTGAGGAAAGCTTATAGCCTGGGCTATATTCCCCAAAGCTTAGATGAACTAGAGGAACTCTGCGAACAGCTTTGGGTAAAGTCTCTAGCCGAGAAAAAGATTTTTGATGCTTGTTTTCGAGAATATAAGTCTATAAAGTTACAAGAACTCACACAACAATTTAAAGTCAAACCTAAAAACCGTGGGAAAACAAAGAATAATAGGCGAAAAGCTTCAAAGTCGCCCTTACAGCCATCTACTAAAGAACCTGTTGGCTCATCGGAACCGAGTCAGAATGTGAATGATTTTGAATCTGATTTAGCAGATATTCAAGTTGGTGTTGCTGTTCCTGTGGCTCAAAGTCCATCGCGAGCAAGTCCTCGACAAAAGTTTGTTCTTAATGATGAATATTTTCCGGTAACGAGAGCGCAAATGCAACACGGGTGGAGATCGTTGCGAAAGTTGATGCGCCAGGGACGCGAGACAGAACCTGATATTGCGCGAACAATTCAGCGAATTTGTCAAGAAAATATTGCTGAGTTGGCTTTACGCCCGACTCGAATTAATCAAACAGAATTACTTTTATTTGTCGATTGTAGCGACTCGATGGCTCCCTTTGCGCTGATTAGCGAGCGGTTGATTGAAACTGCAACTCAGAGAAACTTTTTCAGGCGCATACAAGTTTTTTATTTCCGCAACAGTCCGATAGATGCTGTTTTTACTGATGTTGCTCTGCTGAATAAGCAGCCACTGGATACTTTGATAGCAAGCTTACATACCAGTCGAACGCTAGCAATGATTTTTAGCGATGCGGGTGCAGCCAAAGGGGGAAGCAGCCAAGCGAGAGCAGAACTAACTCAAAAATTCTTAACCCAAGTTCGCGCTGCTGTGCAACAGGTGGTATGGCTTAACCCATTACCTCAAGAAAGGTGGCTGGACAATACGGCTGAAGTCATTGCTTGCCAGGTGGCAATGTTTCCTTTTAGTTTATCGGGTTGGCGAGAACTTTTGCAGATTTTGCGAGGTCAGCCTGCTACGCAAGTTGAATTTTTAGAAAGCGTGCAGCCGCTAGAAGAGAGCGAGTTAGGGGTTTTGGACGAATTAGAGGAAATGATGGCTGCAAGCACTGCTGATGACTATCAGTACCAGGAGGCAACAGAGCGCTTAGAACGTTTTGTTGCAGAGTTCCCAGAATACCTATCCTTTGCTTGTCATGCTGCATTTCCACTGGCGTTAACACCAGACTTCCTTTATTACCTGCGGGAAAATTTTGCACCTACATTACCCTGGATAGTTGTTAGCGATCTTTTATTATCTGGGCTATGCCAACCGTTGGGTAGTCGGCTGTACCAGATGGATAGTTTAACCCGGCATTTGTTGCTTAAAACACTCAAAGCAAGTTTTGGTCAGTCGCGGCTGCATAAGCTTTCGGATGCTTTATTGTTTTACTTGTACCAAGGGTTGCAAGAGAGGGATTTGGAAGTTCAGGAGTTGGGCGAGCATCCCGAATGGATTGCTTTAGCTTATACAGAGCCAACAGAACTGGCTCAACAGTTAGCAGAAAAATTGCAGCAAACTTTTACGGGAGAGGGAGGAGAGCGAGTTAAAGCTGCTTCGCTGATTGCAACTTTTGCTGAACCTTTAGCGGAGGCAAACTTTAAGCCCTTGTTGACTTTAGCACGAGGTATTGGTCGTCAGGCACGGGGATACGAACAGGGAGCGCAAGAAATCTTTGACCAACTTCTACCAGAACTGAAATTTGGGAAAGTCACAATACAAGTTCCGGGTAAAAGTGGCTTAAAATCCTTTAGCTTTGAGACGGTGCGGGTGAACCGACGGGGGGAGGAAGTGGAGCGGAAAACGCACCAGGCGCGGTATTTTACCGAGGACTTGGGGCAGGGGGTGATGCTGGAGATGGTTGAGATTCCGGGGGGGACATTTTGGATGGGTTCGCCGAAAGGGGAGGGATACGGCGATGAAAAACCGCAGCATTCGGTGACGGTGCCAGCATTCTTTATGGCAAAATATCCGGTGACGCAGGCGCAGTGGCGGGCGGTGGCGGCGCTTCCCCAGGTGGAACGGAGCTTGGAGGCTGACCCGGCTAGGTTTAAGGGGGATAATCGTCCTGTAGAGCAGGTTTCTTGGTTTGATGCGGTGGAGTTTTGCGCCCGTTTGTCAAAGAAGGTGGGGCGGGAGTATTCTTTACCCAGCGAGGCACAATGGGAATATGCTTGTCGGGCGGGAACGACGACGCCGTTTTATTTTGGGGAGACGATAACGACCCAGTTAGTTAATTATGACGGGAACTATACTTATGCGGAGGAACCCAAAGGCGAGTATCGAAAGAAAACAACCCCTGTCGGCAGTTTTCCCCCGAATGCTTTTGGTTTGTATGATATGCATGGGAATGTTAGGGAGTGGTGTTTAGATGATTGGCATGATAGTTATCAGGGTGCGCCAGAGGATGGTAGTGCTTGGCTAGATGGGAATGATAATCTTTCTCAAAAGCCAAATGATTCTAAAGCTGTCCTGCGGGGCGGTTCGTGGATCTTCATTCCGAATCTCTGCCGTTCTGCGTGTCGCAGCAACAACCACCTCAGCGAGCGCGGTAGCAACGACTACGCTTTCGGGTTTCGGGTGGTGTGCGTTGCGGGCAGGACTTTTAACCCTTGACACTTTTACCCTTTTACCCTCTTCCCTTCTTTCTCTTTTCCCTTAGCGAGCGTAGCGAGCGTTTAAAATTTTTCAGAAAAAATGGATGAACTCCCGATTATCCAAAAAACTTACGATTTAATCAAGTGGTACATCCCCTTACTGAACAAGCTACCTCGCGATCATAAACTTATGTTAGGAAACCGCGTGATTGAACGGCTTTATGATATTTTGGAACAGTTAATTTTAGCACGTTACACCAAACAAAAACTACCCATTCTAGAATCAATTAACAGTCAACTGGCAATTTTGCGCTATCAAACGCGGTTACTATTTGATTTCAATCTATTTTCAGAACACCGCTACGAATACGCCAGTAAACTGATTGACGAGATTGGCAAAGAGTTAGGCGGTTGGATTAACAAACAGCGCCAGAGTCAGCCCTCACCCCCAGCCCCTCTCCCACGGGGAGAGGGGAGATAAGAGGGGTTACGATCGGAGTTTAGGATTGCTGACTTTTATGAAACGCTACGGTAATTTATATCCCCAAATCACTGAATTTAGCAATTTTCTGCTTGCAGCCCGTAAAGCCCAAAAAGGTAAACGTTTTCGAGAAAATGTCCTGGCTTTTAACTACAACCTAGAAGGGGAACTCAACACTCTACAATCGGAGTTAACCCACAAAACCTATCAACCGGGAACCTATCGTACCTTTGAAATCAAAGAACCCAAATTGCGAACGGTATCGGCTGCACCCTACCGTGACAGAGTGGTTCATCACGCTTTATGCAATATTATTGTACCCCTGATTGAACCCTCCTTCACCTCAAGTTCCTACGCCAATCGAGTGGGTTATGGAATGCATCGGGCTTTAAATCGATTTGTGGATCATTACCGTTCCCATCGTTATGTTTTGCTCTGCGATATCCAAAAGTATTTTCCCAGCATCGACTTAGAAATCCTCAAATTGCTATTGCGACGCAAGCTAAAATGCCAAGATACCCTCTGGCTGCTCGATACGATTATTGACAATAGCAATCCTCAAATTCCCATCATTGAGCATTTTCCCGGCGATGACTTGCTGACTCCCTTACAGCGCCGCAAGGGTTTACCCATTGGTAATTTAACCAGCCAATTTTTTGCTAATGTCTATCTCAATGGCTTAGATCATTTTGTGGCGGAAGAACTCAAAATTAATGCTTATGTCCGTTATGTTGACGACTTTGCCTTATTTGCCAATGACTGGACGATTTTAGCTGATGCAAGAATCGCCATCGAAGCCTATTTAACCCAGTTACGCTTAAAAATTCATCCGATTAAAAGTCAGTTATTTTCTACCGAGCATGGCGCAAATTTCCTCGGTTTTCGAGTTTTTCCCAAACGCATTCGAGTTCGCAATGAGAATTTGCGACGCGGACGGCGCAGGCTCAAAAAGCTCAAGCGCCACCGAATTCAAGGTAAAATTACAGATACACAGGTGGCAAGTTCTCTGCAAAGCTGGTTTGCTCATTTAGCTTACGGAAATACCCGGCCACTGCAACGACAGATATTTACTTCACTTGCCTCAGCGAGGGAGTAAAGAAGGGGCAGGTAGCCAACCTGCGGGGCGGTTCGTGGATCAACAATCCGAATAACTGCCGTTCTGCGTATCGCAACAACAACAACATCAACGAGCGCGGTAACAACAACAACAATATCGGGTTTCGGGTGGTGTGCGTTGCGGGCAGCACTCTAGCGTACCAGAACTGGCAAATGGGAATTTGTCGGGCGCGTCAAGCCAGAGTCCAGACCTGTTCCTGAGATGCTAGTAATAGTATCCAAAAATCAACCCAGAGCGAAGCAGCTTGGTAAGGGAACTGAACAGTTGCTTTGCTCTTTCTGGGGGAGGCGAGTTGCGTGACGGGCGCGACGCCTCCAAAAAGCAGGGGAACTTACAAACAAAGTTCGGTTGTCCACTCTTGGGAACCCCGTTGCGGCTGACAGCGTTGTTGTCTTCCCGCCCAAACGATGCGCCATTGGTTGGCGGTGGGTTCGAGTTCAACCCGGTAGCGCATACCTCGCACAGAATCATCGGCTAACCCCAGTTGGGTAATGGTGACAACTTTGCGCTGATTGGAGGGGGACTCGACTTGTATGTTTTCCTCAAAGTTGCCTTCTTGCGGTTCATTGACACCAAACGCAGACAGGGCAACGGCTTCTGGATCGTTTCCGGTTAATTGGGCGTTTACTTCTTCTAAATCAATCGGATTGTAGGCTTGACGGGGCGTGGTATCTGTCGTTTCTATGGTCGTGGATGGCGAATCATCGAATAACCGGGGAACTTGGATGAATGAGAATCCCCCAACAGCAAAAAGTCCCAAAAGGCTGCCAGTTGCTAGGATCGGGAATAACGGTTTCATAATCTTCTCCACAGTCGATAACAGAGGGTGAGTGGGTTTCAACCCTAGAACCCTAAAAGCTGGAGACACTGTTAACTGGACAATCAGGCGATCGCGATCGCAACTTAGAGTTCCCCAACCTTCAATCGCTCCTATGGGGTTACTACAAGTTAGCGCGATCGCATTCAGGATTTTCTTAGCAAACCCTAGGGATTTACCCATCAACTTTTCAGCAAACTCTCATTCAGCAATTGGGGATTTTCCTTACGCTTATGGGTAACGTTCAGAACAACCAATATGTATCGCCTACCCCTCTTAAGTTTAGCAGCCCTATTCAGTTTCAGTTCTGTACCCGGCGCTTTAGCCCTACCCGCAGTCACTGGACAAATTGCCCAAATGCCGCAACCCTCTGGAATGTTTGTTGCAGCCGAACATCCGACTCAAGGTATGGCAAAAATCGTAACCGTTAATGGCAAGCGCTATCTAGAGTTTGACAGCAACTTTAAAACCGATCCAGGCCCAGATTTATTTGTCTTGCTGCATCGTTCTAGCCAACCAGAACGTTACGAATCTGGGGACTATATTAGCTTAGGCGGCTTGCAAAAAGTCAGTGGAATGCAGCGCTACGAAATTCCAGCCAACGTTAATTTAAGCAATTATCAATCGGTGGTGGTGTGGTGTCGTCAATTTAATGCCACCTTTGGATATGCGCCGCTGAGTGCCAGAATGCAACGCACTCAGAATAATTAATCGCTACAGTAAGAGAGTAGAAAGCTTGATGGACGGACAAAGCCGCTCGATCGTCCCATGCTATGGTAGCTTAGGGTGAGCCTTGCACAACCCAACAGCAGCCAGGGTTATGTGGGGTTTTGGACTTCAACCTAACGCTGTCTTTCTACTCTCTCCATCCATTAATATTTACTCAAAAATTGGGGTATGGAAACTCAAGATATCCTAGCGCTCATCCATCCCGCGATCGCCGTTACGGTTGTCTTTCCGATCCTGGGAATTACGCTGTATCAAGCTTGGCGAACCCGCCAGCGCCGACTTGAAACCCAAGCAGGCGAAAAAAG
This Desertifilum tharense IPPAS B-1220 DNA region includes the following protein-coding sequences:
- a CDS encoding MoxR family ATPase, whose translation is MMQPIPDYNLEYTGEINPEPGDKQTPYCPSESLIKIVQLAIKLERPLLLMGEPGVGKTKLAHAIAYHFSHNPANKAALEWIKDQTEWKDFINKEGWPFFPWYIKSTTQARNGLYTYDAVGRLRDTQLVRSEFLPNDLRGKIIQNLQDKQQRGYIKLGALGKAFKSPLPAVVLIDEIDKADIDFPNDLLVELDEKCFLIEETQEEVFAKNPPILIVTSNNEKDLPNAFLRRCLFHYMESPSRTELETIIQAHFGQDLPNIDKIIDAYLDLQNLTAKQGGKQVSTSELLDFIKAFKEILFAPLSDVPALFRENLGLLLKTREEQIRYHKTRERTEDDS
- a CDS encoding SUMF1/EgtB/PvdO family nonheme iron enzyme, giving the protein MTPDDPYLIHLFYDLKQAGLPLRIQEDYGLLRKAYSLGYIPQSLDELEELCEQLWVKSLAEKKIFDACFREYKSIKLQELTQQFKVKPKNRGKTKNNRRKASKSPLQPSTKEPVGSSEPSQNVNDFESDLADIQVGVAVPVAQSPSRASPRQKFVLNDEYFPVTRAQMQHGWRSLRKLMRQGRETEPDIARTIQRICQENIAELALRPTRINQTELLLFVDCSDSMAPFALISERLIETATQRNFFRRIQVFYFRNSPIDAVFTDVALLNKQPLDTLIASLHTSRTLAMIFSDAGAAKGGSSQARAELTQKFLTQVRAAVQQVVWLNPLPQERWLDNTAEVIACQVAMFPFSLSGWRELLQILRGQPATQVEFLESVQPLEESELGVLDELEEMMAASTADDYQYQEATERLERFVAEFPEYLSFACHAAFPLALTPDFLYYLRENFAPTLPWIVVSDLLLSGLCQPLGSRLYQMDSLTRHLLLKTLKASFGQSRLHKLSDALLFYLYQGLQERDLEVQELGEHPEWIALAYTEPTELAQQLAEKLQQTFTGEGGERVKAASLIATFAEPLAEANFKPLLTLARGIGRQARGYEQGAQEIFDQLLPELKFGKVTIQVPGKSGLKSFSFETVRVNRRGEEVERKTHQARYFTEDLGQGVMLEMVEIPGGTFWMGSPKGEGYGDEKPQHSVTVPAFFMAKYPVTQAQWRAVAALPQVERSLEADPARFKGDNRPVEQVSWFDAVEFCARLSKKVGREYSLPSEAQWEYACRAGTTTPFYFGETITTQLVNYDGNYTYAEEPKGEYRKKTTPVGSFPPNAFGLYDMHGNVREWCLDDWHDSYQGAPEDGSAWLDGNDNLSQKPNDSKAVLRGGSWIFIPNLCRSACRSNNHLSERGSNDYAFGFRVVCVAGRTFNP
- the avd gene encoding diversity-generating retroelement protein Avd, with amino-acid sequence MDELPIIQKTYDLIKWYIPLLNKLPRDHKLMLGNRVIERLYDILEQLILARYTKQKLPILESINSQLAILRYQTRLLFDFNLFSEHRYEYASKLIDEIGKELGGWINKQRQSQPSPPAPLPRGEGR
- a CDS encoding RNA-directed DNA polymerase, whose protein sequence is MKRYGNLYPQITEFSNFLLAARKAQKGKRFRENVLAFNYNLEGELNTLQSELTHKTYQPGTYRTFEIKEPKLRTVSAAPYRDRVVHHALCNIIVPLIEPSFTSSSYANRVGYGMHRALNRFVDHYRSHRYVLLCDIQKYFPSIDLEILKLLLRRKLKCQDTLWLLDTIIDNSNPQIPIIEHFPGDDLLTPLQRRKGLPIGNLTSQFFANVYLNGLDHFVAEELKINAYVRYVDDFALFANDWTILADARIAIEAYLTQLRLKIHPIKSQLFSTEHGANFLGFRVFPKRIRVRNENLRRGRRRLKKLKRHRIQGKITDTQVASSLQSWFAHLAYGNTRPLQRQIFTSLASARE
- a CDS encoding DM13 domain-containing protein, whose protein sequence is MYRLPLLSLAALFSFSSVPGALALPAVTGQIAQMPQPSGMFVAAEHPTQGMAKIVTVNGKRYLEFDSNFKTDPGPDLFVLLHRSSQPERYESGDYISLGGLQKVSGMQRYEIPANVNLSNYQSVVVWCRQFNATFGYAPLSARMQRTQNN